In the Helianthus annuus cultivar XRQ/B chromosome 11, HanXRQr2.0-SUNRISE, whole genome shotgun sequence genome, one interval contains:
- the LOC110888169 gene encoding uncharacterized mitochondrial protein AtMg01280-like, which produces MASPELKEMEEQWRDEEDERSSSAREMPLPSDAGPSNPAPISIPISTISQDTIWDNLVQKNFSLEASLRNRVLRLKHSPFLLGKTVDQYWSDIKLELAEAPSQREYNRLIEFENRDLLIRELKHESLTLLNKMLIEYPTLREKAPYNPEECLIDFLNEKEELTPEWDPVKKDEQNISLLKDILKDCKIHGLES; this is translated from the coding sequence ATGGCATCTCCTGAACTAAAAGAGATGGAAGAACAATGGAGAGACGAAGAAGATGAAAGATCATCTTCTGCGCGCGAGATGCCGCTTCCGTCCGATGCTGGACCTTCAAATCCGGCGCCTATTTCAATTCCGATCTCTACTATTTCTCAGGATACCATATGGGACAACCTTGTTCAAAAGAATTTTAGCTTGGAAGCATCCCTCCGTAATCGAGTTTTGCGCTTAAAACATAGTCCCTTTCTTCTGGGTAAGACAGTGGATCAGTATTGGTCTGACATAAAACTAGAACTTGCTGAGGCTCCGTCTCAGAGGGAGTATAACCGATTAATCGAGTTTGAGAATAGGGATCTCCTGATCCGCGAACTCAAACATGAGTCATTAACCCTTTTGAATAAAATGCTAATAGAGTATCCCACATTACGGGAAAAGGCCCCCTACAATCCTGAGGAATGCCTCATAGACTTCTTGAACGAGAAGGAAGAGCTGACCCCGGAATGGGATCCCGTAAAAAAGGACGAGCAAAATATATCATTATTGAAGGATATTCTAAAAGATTGTAAGATACATGGCCTTGAATCCTAG